From a region of the Ancylothrix sp. D3o genome:
- a CDS encoding DUF2442 domain-containing protein gives MKYPRILWAQAIDNRTLVVKFSNDEFRKYDISKLLEKPLFAKLHNPVVFKNFRIEEGGYGLVWDEDVDISEYELWQNGISVAGGDVVIHLEHTHL, from the coding sequence ATGAAATATCCTCGGATTCTTTGGGCACAAGCTATTGATAATCGAACTTTGGTTGTAAAATTTAGCAATGATGAATTCAGAAAATACGACATTTCTAAATTGCTAGAGAAGCCGTTGTTTGCTAAACTCCATAATCCTGTAGTTTTTAAAAACTTTAGAATTGAGGAAGGTGGTTATGGGTTAGTCTGGGATGAAGATGTTGATATTAGTGAGTATGAGCTTTGGCAAAATGGCATCTCTGTGGCAGGTGGAGATGTTGTTATTCATCTTGAACATACTCATCTTTGA
- a CDS encoding glycoside hydrolase family 104 protein: MINPTGLSIIAISTLGLAIIGQPNPTRAPTETTLSSHPLSEAIKNENVRAFLQTIAFAEGTAGPNGYRMMFTGQLFNSFKAHPNIKNCSLYKGKPLCSTAAGKYQILKQTWDELVNKLNLPDFSPQSQDLAAVQLIKQAGAYQDIVAGRFDDAVFKVAPTWASFPTAEGKSYYNQPSKNLTELRSFYQQADGKFKE; this comes from the coding sequence ATGATAAATCCCACCGGCCTCTCAATCATCGCCATTTCCACTTTAGGATTAGCCATTATCGGTCAACCTAATCCAACACGGGCACCCACAGAAACAACTCTATCCAGTCATCCGCTATCAGAAGCAATTAAAAATGAGAATGTTAGAGCTTTTTTGCAAACAATTGCTTTTGCCGAGGGTACTGCCGGCCCAAATGGTTATCGGATGATGTTCACCGGCCAACTGTTCAATTCATTTAAAGCACATCCTAATATCAAGAATTGCTCACTGTATAAGGGTAAACCTTTGTGCAGTACGGCAGCCGGTAAATACCAAATTCTTAAACAAACATGGGACGAACTGGTAAATAAACTAAATCTCCCTGATTTTAGCCCACAATCCCAAGACTTAGCGGCTGTCCAATTAATTAAACAGGCCGGTGCATACCAAGATATTGTGGCTGGCCGGTTTGATGATGCTGTGTTTAAAGTTGCGCCTACCTGGGCATCTTTCCCCACTGCTGAAGGGAAAAGCTATTACAACCAACCATCTAAAAATCTGACGGAGTTACGCAGTTTTTATCAGCAGGCCGATGGTAAATTTAAAGAGTAA